Below is a genomic region from Alosa sapidissima isolate fAloSap1 chromosome 19, fAloSap1.pri, whole genome shotgun sequence.
ACAATGCTGTCTAAGTAGgctaataatataatattacagTGATATGCCGTGATCAGTTCCCAGACTTTATTCCTATTCATTTACTGGTGCAGTATGATATTAAAActcatttcattttaaaatattgTCAGTATAACAAAACTATCCGTTTTCATGGTCACTGTgtcactgtgtgcgtgtgtgtgtgtgtgtgtgtgtgcgcgcgcgcgcatgtacATGTGTCAGACTTGTGCATATCTGTAGACATCCCGTGGAATTTTGTGATAATTGTCAAATATATATTACATAAGTGTTCTAACTTTTGCAACGTCAACAATATTAGGCTATCAGTTTGACAGAGGGAAGTGTGGTCATGTTTTGTCAAGTCAGTTGAAAGCGTGTTTAGATATTCTCTCCCTAATTTGTGGGAGCCTACCCCTAAATACCCAGAGCAATACAAGCTGAAGTACGAGTTATATATAAGCTAAAAGCTCAGGCAATTGGTACACTAATGAAACAATGCGTGCAACCTCGTAAAATCAAGATCATAACTGGAAATAGAGATGGAAACCCTTTACGTTTGTACAGCCTAATTTAAGCAATTATGGAAAACGAATTCAATTTTACTTATGATTGTAAGTAAACAAATAGGACAAATACATGAAATTGCTTTTGATTTGTTTAATGTATAGTCACTGTTTCAATAAGTATTATCAACTCTGATAGACATGTTCATAACAAAGATGCCTTTGGTGCTTAGATAGGACCCTCACAGTTTGTGAAAGTTGAAAAAGATTAGGCCTAAACcctaattaaataataaaaatcttttttttctgtttaacatatttatattttcgTGGGCCTAAACTGTTAGCTACCTGTTCTTTTGTAAATACATTATTCCAAGATATAACATTCAATATTTAGATGAGATGACAGCTGGCAAAATACTGAGGAAAGCTTCCCGACGAAACCCCGTTCTTGTTAAAAGAATTAGGCCTATGTTAcacttaaattaaatataaataatcATGACAGTAATTAAAAAGTAATATTTACTATACATTTGTGCAACAGCATGGAAACACATTTTCAATACTTCAACGTCACATCATATTTTTACACTATGTACAATGAGTCCCAGTAAAATGTGTGCAATATTTGCGCTTCTTTTTTTTCGCGCTATCAGCTGTCTGATTCCACATCACTTTTGCTCTCGTCTGGTTTCTCTGTCGGCGTTTTCGTTGATTTGTTCCATTTCTGCGAGTTCTCTGATTCTTCAGAGGACGACCTTTTCTGTCTTCTCCATTTTGCCCGTCTGTTTTTGAACCACACCTATGCGAGAATAGGGGATAAAACGTCTTATATAGTCGCCATGGTTTTGTTATAAGTTAAAGAATTCACCAATATTCATTTGGTGATACATATGTTTCGACATGTGTTTAGCAAGGCCTATTGACTAGCCTATAGACCACGTAACTACTTTAGAGTGAGTGCCTACTTTGTTTCCTGCCTTAAACGCATTTCCTATTTGTCAGTTGTTTCCTTATTGGAATACGGCTAATTAAGAGAGATTAGCTGCTTTCAATTAAGTCCGATAACCATGCTTACCTCGACTTTCTCCTCTCGTAGGTGGACTTTACGCGCTAACTGCTCCCGTGTCCCAACGTCCGGATATTTCGTTTCTTGGAAAAGGTTTTCCAAAGCCTCGAGCTGCTCGTCGGTGAAGATGGTGCGATGTCTCCTCTTTCGTCGGCAGTGCAGCTGGTTGAGGAGCTGAAGTTCTGTGCGGGACAGCGTGCCCACGTTCATATACGACATCATCTGGTGGGGCACCGGGGAGATAAGCACCGATCCGGTACTGTCGAAGCCTGCAAAATCAATTATTGATTGTATTTTAGGCATGCCATTCAATTCTACAGCAAACATTACTGCCAGCCCAGCTGAGTGAACTAAACACAGGAACGACTTGGATTGTTTTCAAGCATCCATAATTGAAACCAGAGGGGCTAATATTAATTGGCTTCGGGGAGAGTTTAAAGGACAAATCTTTAATTGTATGATATGATTAGGCGATAGAGATCagaaaaaacgtagcctacctgtagGAATGCATGGGCATTGCTGTGAACCAAGCGTAGGAATGGCGCCACAGCAGGCGGGGCCAGCTGGTGCTTGTACATGAAGTTGGCCATAATAATAgttattatagcctattctggtTCCGTTTACCGACTGTATGCTCGGTGTCGAGGGTCCAGTGTGAGAATAAAGACCGTTATATTCGGCAGCAGTGTACAAAGAATCCGTCAAGTTGGGGAACACAACAGGAGCATTCCGATGGATCAACACGGAGTCCTTGCAAGTTGGTCTCCCCGCCAGTATGCTGTCAATGCTGAACATTCCCGCTGGCATCACACACGGTAAAGTTAATGgataaaaacacaacacttcaagTCCTAAAATGTCGTGAGTAGTCCTTTCAAAGATGGCGAACCGTCGTCATACCCAAATAAATTCACGAATCGCCCCTTCTTGTCCCCCAGAAAATCGTGTTCCGCTTATATGGCCCGTGGAGCGTGGTGCAGCCTCGATGACTTGTGCTAGTGGCCTTCTCAAACTTCAGCTGGGTTTTATAGTCGGCTGACGTCATCACGAAGTTGCGTCCTGCAGAGAGCTGATGACTTCTGGTAACAGAGATGGGCAGTTCCAGGGGCAAGCGCACAATGGTGTGAAAGAACAGATCTGTGTATTGAGAATAATTAAATTAGACTAATCTATAGTGTTTGTATTCTTTGCGCAGCAACACCAACTCAAACTACtttgagagaaagaagaagtcAGTTGGATCAGTTTTATCTATAAATATGGACCAAAAAGAGAGGTGTTTGGCAACAGGTAAATAAGTACACTGAAGCATTTTTGGAGTTTGTCTCTATTTCTACCAATCTCTCatctcactctttttttttctcactgagtgtgtgtgtatgtgtgtgtgtgccttctgACAAATTTGctattttcattttctttcgAAGTAGAGTTTGCTTTCTCAAATCaaagtattattatttttttgtattattattattattgcatttAACAAGGTCATTCCATACAGCGCATATTGTCAtagcgcgcatgtgtgtgcgtgtgttcgcgTGCAAATGAGAAAGCGTTTCAGCAGTAGCCCATGATTCAACAGAGATACCGGCGGGCTTTCAATTGCTTAATAGAGCACGTTATTTGCAAAACAGTCGGTCTGACACGACCGTCCGGCACTATCTGCGGGAGATAGGCGTGGAGAGATTAGCGTGTTTGCCCCATCAGCGAATGCAGGCCTGTGGGAAGGAAATCGCCCGTGTTAACTTTAAACACCTCCAATAACCCACGCACTCAATGAACACGACCCTCGCTGGGATAAGATAACGACCATTAGCAGACCTATTCTAAAGGCGAAAATATTTATTACGACGACATGGGTGATGTAATGAGATTCAAGGAAAAGACATGATGGAATGTTATCTCATGCAACGAGATATTTAAATTGTAAATTACCTATTTGGAGACAGGGACAATCTAATTCACGGACATACTGAATGAATAATAttgattgcatgtgtgttttgtgaagcTGCAAATAATCTACCAATCACTGATATACagggttttttttatatatatagaaGCGGCCTGTGTGCTACATTCAGGATTGGGCATATGCCCTGATTTGTCCACAAATTAGCCACACACAATTTAATCCAACAGGGCCAGAGGGAACTTTTAATCCAGATATAGGCTAGATAACGATTTCAGGGAAAATTATGACAATATAATAGCAAACATCTTCCGCGTTTGTATAATGTGGCATTTGTGTGGCATCGATCAAGTTGTCTACTTCTTATATTTCTTTTAGCAGCAAGTAGTCTACTTTTTATCTCAAAAATATAGTCCGCAATATTTTATACACCACTGGTTGTTTTATAAGCTTAGCTGAGTTGTGTTAAATCGTGGATGAAGGCTAAAGAAAACGAATAATTATTATCCAGCATTCCAACATTTACCCGACACATAGGCTGTCCTTTTTTCCGACCCTTCAATACTACAGGAAAACAGCCGAGAACTGCTGAGGAGAATTATTACCTGGCTTCACGGTGTCGGCATACTGAATTAAATGATAAGTTAAGATACATTGATGAAGgtaaatatttaaaatgaatTAGATGCATGAGTTCTTGTCACGAAACGGGTTAAGAGATTTACACATGAATGAAAAGCACATGGTATTTTCATTAAGGCTGTGTGAAAATAAATTGCACGTGCGCCCCGCGAAAATGCACTACCCTATTTTTATCCCTATTCTatgtatttacaaatgtacatgctGTAATCACACCTatacatattctactgctcttatttacaaatgtacatgctGTAATCACACCTgtacatattctactgctcttcatactattcatctTGCACATACACGTATCCTTACTACTCTtgtgttactgtttctgcactgcaATGGTACtgtaccacactgcacatagctctacatactgtacatatctgtctacatggttgaatatccatatttattctgtttttcagTATATTCTgataatacactgcatatatctaggctatattattcttactactataatgttactgctactacatatgttgttcatacattgttcatattacatagccatacttattctgctcttataagtaactgctaatacactgcacatatttatatttgatTTATATTTCTCTAAACCACATTATGTAAACCAACTATATACTTCTGTCTAtactgcactatatttattgtcctcctgtctatgcaccacctgtctatactgtgtatatcacattgcacttttctgcttttttgcacttctagttagacgcaaactgcatttcgttgtctttgtacttgtacattGCACAGTGACAATACAGTGTAATTTGTGTAATTTGGACATAAATTGCTCCGTTGCCTTTTGATACGTAAACATTTCACCTTTTTTAAAATCTTGTGAAAGGCACGTGCACTTTGCGCGGCGTTCTTCCATCACACTgtaatttaaaacaaaatggCACCTCGCGTTATTATGTCCTCCTCTTTTTTCAGATTTCAGCTCTGAAGTCACATTGAAAGGAACGCGTAAAAAGGATTGCTAAAATGAGACGGCCATTTGAAATTAAAAGCCGCGAAAGAGGTGTGAAGGCACCATTTACAATGTGAATAGATGGCATCAATCACAGAGCGTAAATGGCGCAGCACCAGACAGGCTTGACCAGAAAGCCACAAAGGCGGCTGAGCGGCGGAGCATCTTTGCGCTGTCACCCGTGTATCAGGGCCCTGATCTGTAAAATCTATCTTAATACAGCAAATCAAAAGACGCTGTAATAGCGTAGACATTtgatggagaataaagaaagtTCAGAGCTGTGGTTGCCAAGGGCTCCCTCTGTACAAATTGTAGTTGTTTCTTATTATTTGTAAGAGCACTTGCTTGgaagacagacatgcacatggATAAAAAATGTGCATAAAGATGaaataaatatgtaaatgactcagatagatagctagatagatagataggtagtgAGGCTATGGTGATGTGAATCTCAGATGGGTAAAATGACTCACTACAGGCCATATCTGTTTGCTCAAGGTAAATATGCCACTTGACTGAGTTCCCTCTTGTCCCAGATGTGGATCTCCTGTGGAGAGAGCAGGGCTCGCTAGTGGAGCGCCAGACGCCGGCCAAGCCAGTCCCTCGCCCGGTGCCAGACCCAGCTGTGTGTTTACATCCTGTgtatttcaacacacacacacacccacacacacacacacagtcagacaagcagggaggagagaagctggaaccaCACAGTGGATTAGAAGGCCTCTTTAAATCTAATCTATCACTGATGGCCCTGCCCTGCCAGTgaaagtttgctatttattgtaCATGTCAAAGCTGTCATGGGCTAGAGCACCTATTTTACAGTGCACCTTTTGTGCGAGTGTGTAAGCTGTTCAATCACAGGGGGAAATGCATgttgggagagtgagagagtgtgtaagctGTTCAAATGCATGTCTGGAGAGTGAGAGACCGGCTGTGGCGTGTTTCACAGTGGAAGCGCAACTCTAAACTTGCCGTACAAACTGTTTGGCATCTGCCACAAATACCTTAGGCTCATTCTCTGGACATGTTTGTCCATCTAGTCGTTCTCTGGTATATCCCCATTTCATTACAGTTGTTGACACAATTCTATTCATTTGAAAGATTTAATTCCCCCTTTAAACTCTAATGTGTATAAAACCTTTTTTATTTCAAATTCACCTTCAAATAGTTTGAATAATACTTTATAATGTATTAATTTAATTCACttaatgtagatagatagatagatagataaaaaagAGATTAAAAAAAGGTTAAATGTGCAGGTAAATGAATATCACACTGATGGCTGTGTATTGCCAGAGAGACATAACTGAAGTAACACATGCATAACAAGTCATTTTAAACATGCACTTTCAGACGAGCATGGCAAAGATTCCGTTTTCAAAATGCCAATGCACTATCTGCAATTTGAGTGCTCTCAAATAATTTTCTACTTAAACTGTTTCATTTACTTCCCACATCACATTTGCCCATAGAAATTATCCCGAGGCCCTGTCAGTGGACATAAAAGAGCCTTTGTCCACCCTAGAGGTTATCAATCACTCATTATTGCACGAATCCGCCTGACAATCCTATAATTACTGATTAAAGACACCTAGTCTTTTGGCTGTGTCAGAGAGGCCGAAGTGCATGTTATTTCTGCATGTGTCACATCCAGAATTAGAGGAACATTCagacatttcacatttcacaaatcaaACGGGGGCTCTTCCTCCATCTTGGCCTTTCAGTGTCTGTTTGAAAAGGAGGTCTTTTCAAGAGGGTTTCAAAACAATGTCAGACGGAATGTCAGAATCACAAAGCAGCATAGAATTATTCCATCAAAACATGTGAAAAGTAGATATGACACGAATGAATCCGACCAAGCCTATTAGAGGGCTAACCTAGCCTTCTTAATGTCCTAGAATGCAAGCTGAGTGACATGCCAAACATACCACTCAGTTGTTAATATAAAACTTACGTTTCCACTTGTGAGTGAGGCAGAGCATGTTTTTGAGAATACAGCCGTTAAGAAAGGCAACTTCAATACACAACCAAGAGCGAGTTACTAATGGGCTAATTTGTCAGTCACAAGAACAAGATACTGAAGGAAGTACAAATAGGAAGCTGCACATTCAAGGTGTGAATAAACTCACCTATTCTACCTGCTGAAATCAGAGAGCCATCACTGATGCCGTGTAGTAAACACAGCTTAAAGAGTAGCATCCAGGAtgtacattaatacacaggtcATGAAGATAGACAGAAGGAGAGCTGTTGTGCTAGTGACATTCTCATTTCTTTACTTTTAGGGAATACACTTTCCAGCAAGGAGTTTTAGCTGTTTATAACGGATTCAGTGATTAATTAAATGACCCTGTGGTGGCCCCACACTATCTGCAGAATACCATGGACAGCAACAGAGATTTGCACCCTGTTACACTTGCCATAGGAGGGCGCAAGTGATCCCAGAACAACTGCCATTCAGAAAGCAATCTTCTTTTGATTCATTcagtctagatgtgaaaaaaataagTAACAAATACAAAAGCATTATTAAAagtaacaacaaaaaagtctATAGACAGCAAAAGACTCATTATGAAATGCATCCACCCAAATCTtttggaggaaaaaaagatctttTCACATTGTCACAGTAAAGTAGTTGGCTGGACAGACATATTTAGACAGCATGGCCTCCATAGCTCATGGTTTAGCAGCGCACCACCATAGAGCGGGGATTGCTCCTGGGACGCTGAGGGGACAGGAGAAGTGCTAAAACAGAAACACATTGTTGGGGATCTGGGAGATATTAAGTGGAGCACCTGGGCCTAGCCGTGCGGGCGGGCGGCCGACTCTCCCAGTAACCCAATCTAAAGGCTTAGCTCCGTGTGCTACTGGTGGTGGCTCCCCATTAATCCTCCGCAGGTGCCAAAGAGCCGGCTGGCCGGCTGGCCTGGGCTAAGACCACTGGAGGAGATTTGGGTTGGTTTCTGTGGCAGGGGAAAGTGGCTTTGCCTCTAGAGTGTCCTCTGTTTTCAGTGATTTCTGTTTTGGATAATGAAGTGATATGTTGTAAAATTACATTGACCACTGTCGGTCAGTGAATGAGGGTGGATAACATTATtgctccaactctctctctctctttctcactctgtttCTGACACTTTTATAACCggcttacagagagagagagagagagagagaaaagagagagattttgtgtgtgtgtctttgtgtgtttatcAGTGACAATGCCACAAATGCATAATCCTGCAATATCATAATAATATATAAAGGGATTTAAAATCTTATAAAAACGGAAGGGTTATTAAACATTGATATAAGACGATACCTAAATCCGCAGTCAGTTCCTCCTACCCTGTGGAAATTAAAAGGCGAATCAAACAGGGCCGCCATTGTGATTAGAAATATCCAAACGTGCCAGCTAATGATCTTTAATATCCACCGATGACAGAATGGAATTAGCTACATATTTTCCACCAAACATTCAATTTTCTTCCTTGTTGTGTAGGCGAGGAGGTAATCCCCTCTTTATACAGTCGTGCATAAACCCCAGTGAAGGGGTAGCGCGGACGCTGGCAGGCTCCCGCTCCTTCTCTTCCCGGACCTAGGGCGCGCGGCGGAGCGCTTCGCAACGCAAACTATGGCTTTGTTATCGCCGTGAGATGGCGTTTGCCAGCGCAAAGGCTCCCCCGCATCCCTGGGAGTCAATACAGTATTACAGTTAAGCTACGCAATAATTACCCCCATTAGCTGTAACTGGAGCGTGGAGAGGACGGATTTGTCCATAAAGCTCCGTTAATGCTTTACGCTCCCAGGAAACGTATCAGAAATATAATGTAATAATCCTGGAAACACACGTTATGTTAGCCCTGACCTCTCCACCGACGAGCCGCAGCCCAGGGCGCAGGAAGGGATATTTGAGAGCAGGGTGCTTTCCTGCGTTTATCTATGCATCTTTAGGTTAATCTCTCTTATCTATGCGCAGCGCAAAATTGCATGTTATCTCCCTCCACTTACTTTCCTGCTCTGTTTATTATTTGAAAGTTTATCATGGTATCAACAATTAAGATGTGTCGGCAGAGAACCCTTTCATACACAGTAACTTTAACACAGTGTTTTTCATGTGAAATAAATATAGATGTAGAAGTATATTACAGGAATGAAAGGAATTTGCTAAACATATTTACTTGATAAGAGAGCCCATGCTTAAAATTCACAGAACATTCAATTAGGACTGACATTGCTGTTGCAACAAACAATACACATGACCTTTTGACAACCTTGAGCTGAAAGTTATTGAGTTACATTGCTCTGAGCATGTTGGTATTGGCTCCACATATACTTGATTTTATCATGAAGTAATTCAATAAGATCCGCTGACATTTCAGTTTAAACGTATGTTTGGTGTGGTGCACCATGGTAAATTAGAAGTATGATCAGGACTGAACGCACACTGGTACATAATCATGAACCATATGCAAaaatacagacatacactaAATGTGTATAGACACAtagctatgcacacacactgtactcataaccccccccccccaccccaccccaacacacacacacacacacacctatgtacacagacacacacacaccaccaccacacacacacccaccacataTTGCTTGTAATTCTTTCTCTAGTTACTGGCTTATTTCAGAATCACTTGTTGAAGTTCACCTCATTCATTTTCTGCTCAGAGCCTCTCTGTCCTGTCCAAGCCTCAGACAAGCacaggcatcacacacacacacacacacatacacatacacacacacacacacactcacacacacacacacacacccacatgaacacacacacacacacacacacccacatgaacacacacacacacacacacacacacacacacccacatgaacacacacacacacatacacatacacacacacacacacacacatacacatacacacacacacacacacactcacacacacacacacacacacacacacacacacacaca
It encodes:
- the gsc gene encoding homeobox protein goosecoid; translated protein: MPAGMFSIDSILAGRPTCKDSVLIHRNAPVVFPNLTDSLYTAAEYNGLYSHTGPSTPSIQSVNGTRIGYNNYYYGQLHVQAPAGPACCGAIPTLGSQQCPCIPTGFDSTGSVLISPVPHQMMSYMNVGTLSRTELQLLNQLHCRRKRRHRTIFTDEQLEALENLFQETKYPDVGTREQLARKVHLREEKVEVWFKNRRAKWRRQKRSSSEESENSQKWNKSTKTPTEKPDESKSDVESDS